The proteins below come from a single Malus domestica chromosome 03, GDT2T_hap1 genomic window:
- the LOC139194846 gene encoding NAC domain-containing protein 41-like has product MAGYYQVPVGYRFMPRDDELLLGYLRPKLDGQDYPKGIVHDSDLYGLEEPSDIWRRLNCASHDGQDCTDDKDIYVFTTLNSKAPNGSRVCRTVGTTGGTWKGEDAGKEIYASGIKQAIGFRKRFTYRNKGSPQNDHWIMLEFHLDPSLLRNKHHQEKNIVLCILRRKDDISKKMKLEERDNYEENAANHFQPQVLNDINVGDYNNAPSYMEQIAFDHLQPQALTATTTGDYINDPRYTEENAANHFQPQEHYAATTGDYSNADWYTEQNAADHFEPHDEAHNATNEDLTTALRRMEEILMSGF; this is encoded by the exons ATGGCTGGTTACTACCAAGTTCCAGTAGGGTACAGGTTCATGCCTCGAGACGACGAACTACTTCTTGGCTACCTTCGTCCCAAACTTGACGGACAGGACTATCCCAAAGGCATTGTTCATGACTCTGATCTCTACGGTCTTGAAGAACCATCGGACATATGGAGACGTCTTAACTGCGCATCACAtgatggtcaagattgtacagATGATAAAGATATCTACGTCTTCACCACACTCAACTCGAAGGCTCCTAATGGCTCGCGTGTTTGCCGAACAGTTGGCACCACCGGCGGCACTTGGAAAGGCGAAGATGCCGGCAAGGAAATCTACGCTTCTGGGATTAAACAAGCTATTGGCTTCAGAAAAAGATTTACGTACAGGAACAAAGGATCCCCGCAGAATGACCATTGGATTATGCTTGAGTTCCATCTTGATCCATCTTTACTACGAAACAAACATCATCAA GAGAAGAATATTGTTCTTTGTATTCTTAGAAGAAAGGATGACATATCAAAGAAAATGAAGCTGGAGGAAAGAGATAACTATGAAGAAAATGCAGCTAATCACTTTCAACCTCAGGTGCTTAATGATATAAATGTTGGAGATTACAATAATGCCCCTAGCTATATGGAGCAAATCGCATTTGATCACTTGCAACCTCAGGCACTTACTGCTACAACAACTGGAGATTACATTAATGACCCTAGGTATACAGAAGAGAACGCAGCTAATCACTTTCAACCTCAGGAGCATTATGCTGCAACCACCGGAGATTACAGTAATGCAGATTGGTATACAGAACAGAATGCAGCTGATCACTTTGAACCTCATGATGAGGCGCATAATGCTACAAATGAAGATTTAACTACTGCCCTTAGGCGTATGGAGGAGATCCTTATGAGCGGTTTTTGA
- the LOC103432371 gene encoding NAC domain-containing protein 83-like: MAGYYQVPVGYRFMPRDDELLLGYLRPKLDGQDYPKGIVHDCDLYGLEEPSDIWRRLNRASHDGQECTDDKDIYVFTTLNSKAPNGSRVCRTVGTTGGTWKGEDAGKKIYASGIKHAIGLKKRYTYRNKGSSQNDHWIMHEFHLDPSLLRNKHHQEKNTVLCILRRKDDISKKRKLEERDNYEENAANHFQPQALNALTVEDYNNATSYMEQNAFDHFQPQALTATMIGDYSTDPRYTEENAANHFQPQGLYAATTGDYSNAHWYTEENAANHFQPQEHYAATTGDYSNAHWYTEQNAADHFEPHDEAHNATNEDLTTALRRMEEILMNGF, from the exons ATGGCTGGTTACTACCAAGTTCCAGTAGGGTACAGGTTCATGCCTCGAGACGACGAACTACTTCTTGGCTACCTTCGTCCCAAACTTGACGGACAGGACTATCCCAAGGGCATTGTTCATGACTGTGATCTCTACGGTCTTGAAGAACCATCGGACATATGGAGACGTCTTAACCGTGCATCACATGATGGTCAAGAATGTACAGATGATAAAGATATCTACGTCTTCACCACACTCAACTCGAAGGCTCCTAATGGCTCGCGTGTTTGCCGAACAGTTGGCACCACCGGCGGCACTTGGAAAGGCGAAGACGCCGGGAAGAAAATCTACGCTTCTGGGATTAAACATGCTATTGGCTTAAAGAAAAGATATACGTACAGGAACAAAGGATCCTCACAGAATGACCATTGGATTATGCATGAGTTCCATCTTGATCCATCTTTACTACGAAACAAACATCATCAA GAGAAGAATACTGTTCTTTGTATTCTTAGAAGAAAGGATGACATATCAAAGAAAAGGAAGCTGGAGGAACGAGATAACTATGAAGAAAACGCAGCTAATCACTTTCAGCCCCAGGCGCTTAATGCTTTAACTGTTGAAGATTACAATAATGCAACAAGCTATATGGAGCAAAACGCATTTGATCACTTTCAACCTCAGGCACTTACTGCTACAATGATTGGAGATTACAGTACTGACCCTAGGTATACAGAAGAGAACGCAGCTAATCACTTTCAACCTCAAGGGCTTTATGCTGCAACTACTGGAGATTACAGTAATGCCCATTGGTATACAGAAGAGAACGCAGCTAATCACTTTCAACCTCAGGAGCATTATGCTGCAACTACCGGAGATTACAGTAATGCACATTGGTATACAGAACAGAACGCAGCTGATCACTTTGAACCTCATGATGAGGCGCATAATGCTACAAATGAAGATTTAACTACTGCCCTTAGGCGTATGGAGGAGATCCTTATGAACGGTTTTTGA
- the LOC139194847 gene encoding peroxisomal and mitochondrial division factor 2-like: MDFIQKPGFNSPGLEMAEKTTVEIVAEAAEDFFDADQAAELGRKVEGLEWEKLELQRENKETKEKIQELMAEIEKLKSSEKETKERLREMELVIERTEEGKDVLESVANRAMELETEVVRLQHDLISAMAEGERERQAEMRGSSEERETSGGRRSWPPGGENEQYSLTD, translated from the exons ATGGACTTCATACAAAAGCCAGGGTTCAATTCACCAG GGTTGGAAATGGCAGAGAAGACGACGGTTGAAATCGTGGCCGAGGCGGCTGAGGATTTCTTCGATGCCGATCAGGCGGCGGAGTTGGGCCGCAAGGTCGAGGGTTTGGAGTGGGAGAAGCTTGAGCTGCAGCGCGAGAACAAGGAGACGAAAGAGAAAATCCAGGAATTGATGGCGGAGATCGAGAAATTGAAGAGCAGCGAGAAGGAGACGAAGGAGAGGCTTAGGGAGATGGAGTTGGTGATCGAACGGACTGAGGAGGGGAAAGATGTGCTGGAATCGGTTGCGAATAGAGCGATGGAGCTTGAGACTGAGGTAGTGAGGCTCCAACACGATCTGATCTCCGCCATGGccgaaggggagagagagagacaagcgGAGATGAGAGGGAGCAGCGAGGAGAGAGAGACAAGCGGCGGACGGAGGTCCTGGCCTCCTGGCGGAGAGAACGAACAGTACAGTCTTACAGATTag